Within Pseudomonas cichorii, the genomic segment TGGCACCGGCCAACCCTTCAGGCCGTGACAGACGCCTGGAAATCCCGCCCAGCACTTGCTCCAGCACCTCGAACTCCCGATACGAACCCAGCCAGTCCTGCGCCGCCATGCGCGGCGCAATCAGTGCCAGGCGCTCTGGCAATTGAGGCTCAGCGGCCAGTGCACCGTAGACCTTGCGGGTAAAGGTTTGCAGCGGGATATCGGCATAGCGGTGCCAGTCCCGTGCCAGGCAATGGTCGAAAAAGACATCCAGCATGATCCCCGCATAACGTCGCCGCTGCACCGGGAAACGAGCCATCGCATCCTTGATCAGCGGATGGTTGTCGGTGAATGAATCGATGCTGCGATGCAGCCGGATCGAGGCTTCCAGCTCCGCAGGAAAACGCCCCGGCAAAGGCCCTTTGACGAAATCGCCATACAGGCTGCCGAGCAATTGGGCGGGCCGTTGGCCGCCAAGATGAAGGTGTGCGAGGTAATTCATGGAGCAAAGCCTACGCCGTTTTCAGAGTGCCGGTCTATATATCGTTATAACCCGATATACCGATTTGATCCTTGCTTAGCGCAATTGCATATTTGTATATCGCGAAATACAGATATAAAGTTCGCTCCATCGCGATATACCGTTAACTGAGAACGACATGACCATCGACCTCGACGAAATAATAAAAGCCCTGGCGCACCCCTTGCGCCGCGAGATCCTGACCTGGCTCAAGGATCCGCGAGCCAGCTTTCCGACTCAGGAATACTCCATCGAACACGGCGTGTGCGCCGGTCAGATCGATCAGCGTGCAGGGATGTCGCAATCCACGGTTTCAGCCCACCTCGCCACTCTGCAACGCGCAGGCCTGATCAGCAGCAAAAAGGTCGGGCAATGGCATTTCTTCAGACGCAATGAAGAAACCATCGAAGCCTTCGTCAAAGCCCTGGTGCAGGAACTGGACAACCAGTCATGACGCCCCAGCCCCCAAGGAGACGCCACGTGCCCTTTCCCTTACTTATTCTGGCCCTGAGCGCCTTTGCCATCGGCACCACTGAATTCGTCATCATGGGCCTGCTGCCCAATGTCGCCGCCGACCTGGGTGTTTCGATCCCCGGCGCCGGCTGGCTGGTGACCGGTTATGCACTGGGGGTAGCCATAGGAGCCCCGTTCATGGCCCTGGCCACCGCCAAGTTGCCGCGCAAGGCCGCACTGGTCACGCTGATGGGTATTTTCATCATCGGTAATCTGCTCTGCGCGCTGGCCAGCGACTACGACGTGCTGATGTTCGCCCGTGTCGTCACAGCCCTGTGCCATGGCGCATTCTTCGGGATCGGTTCAGTGGTTGCCGCAGGCCTGGTCCCGGCCAACCGCCGCGCTTCTGCCGTAGCACTGATGTTTACCGGCCTGACGCTGGCCAACGTGCTGGGCGTGCCGCTGGGCACAGCACTGGGTCAATACGCGGGCTGGCGTTCGACCTTCTGGGCCGTGACCATTATCGGCGTCATTGCCTTCATCGGTCTGGTTCGCTTCCTGCCGGGCAACCGCGAGGAAGAAAAACTCGACATGCGTGCCGAACTGGCCGCACTCAAGGGCGCCGGTATCTGGCTGTCGCTGAGCATGACTGCCCTGTTCGCAGCGTCGGTATTCACCCTGTTCACTTACGTTGCGCCATTGCTGGGCGAAGTGACTGGCGTGTCGCCGAACGGCGTGACCTGGACCCTGCTGTTGATCGGCCTGGGCCTGACAGCGGGCAATGTCCTGGGCGGCAAGATGGCTGACCGCAGCATCCCGACCACCCTGATTGGCGTGTTCATCGCCATGGCTGTGATTTCCACCATCCTGAGCTGGAGCAGCGTGGCGCTGATCCCGGCTGAAATCACCCTCTTCCTCTGGGCGGTTGCTGCCTTTGCCGCAGTGCCTGCCTTGCAGATCAATGTCGTGACCTTCGGCAAGGCCGCACCGAATCTGGTATCGACCCTGAATATCGGCGCCTTCAACGTCGGCAATGCGCTGGGCGCGTGGGTCGGCGGCAGTGTCATCGCTCATGGCCTTGGCCTGACCAGCGTGCCACTGGCCGCAGCCGTGCTGGCCGTGCTTGCACTGCTGGTCACCCTGATTACTTTCCGCCAGACCGCCAATCCCGATCTGGCTCCTGCTACCAACTGATCATTTAAGAGGGTTCGACGCATGACAACTATCTTTGACCCGATCACCGTGGGCGATCTGCAACTGCCTAACCGCATCATCATGGCGCCACTGACGCGCTGCCGCGCCGACGAAGGCCGCATACCGAATGCGATGATGGCCGAGTACTACGTACAGCGCGCCTCGGCAGGCCTGATCATCAGCGAAGCCACTTCGGTCACGCCGCTGGGCGTGGGTTACCCGGATACGCCAGGTATCTGGTCCAACGATCAGGTTCGCGGCTGGAGCAATATCACCAAGGCGGTACATGGCGCCGGTGGCCGCATTGTCATGCAACTGTGGCACGTAGGGCGTATTTCCCACCCTTCGTACCTGAACGACGAAACACCTGTAGCACCGAGCGCAATCAAGCCGGCTGGCCATGTGAGCCTGCTGCGTCCCAAGTCCGACTTCGTGACACCTCGCGCGCTGGAACTGGCGGAAATCGGTGATGTGATAGAGGCCTACCGGGTCGGCGCAGAAAACGCCAAGGCTGCCGGTTTCGATGGCGTGGAGCTGCATGCCGCCAACGGTTACCTGATCGATCAGTTCCTGCAGACCAGCACCAACCAGCGCAACGACCAATACGGCGGCACTCTGGAAAACCGTGCCCGTCTTTTGCTGGAAGTCACCGACGCAATCATCGAAATCTGGGGCCCGGGCCGTGTCGGTGTGCATCTGGCACCACGCGCCGACCTGCATGACATGGGCGACGACAACCTGGCCGAAACCTTCGGCTATGTAGCGACTGAACTGGGCAAGCGCGGCATCGCATTCCTGTGCTCCCGGGAAAAGGAAGCAGGCGACAGCCTCGGGCCGCAACTCAAGAAAGCCTTTGGTGGCGTTTACATCGCCAACGAAAGATTCACCAAGGCCAGCAGTAATGCCTGGCTGGCAGAAGGCAAGGCCGATGCCGTGGCCTTCGGTGTGCCTTATATCGCCAACCCGGATCTGGTAGAGCGCCTGGAAAAGGATGCTCCGCTGAACCCGGCCATTCCTGAAACCTTCTACGGCAAAGGCCCGGTTGGCTATATCGATTACCCACGCCTGTAATCACAAAAAACACCACAAAGCCCTGACTCGAAAGAGCCAGGGCTTTTTTGCATCAGAACACTTTTACTTACTTTGTACTTTCAACAGAGCCCTGCACATTACCGTCTGCATCCGTGATCGTGCCATCGGCCAACTTCCAGCGACCATCCGGATACTTCACCGAACCATCGGCCAGCAACCAGGTGCCATCTTTATACAGATAGCTACCATCGACATACTGCGTGGTGCCATCGGCATGCACGATAGTACCGTCCACGTTCTGCACGGTGCCGTCAGGGCTGGTGACCGATTGCCCTTGCGCATCGGCAACACTCCCATTGGGATAAGTGACGGTCCCGTTGGGGTTGAATACGCTATTGAGCGGATGGACCAATTGCAGAACACCCGTTGCCGTATTGATTACGTTCAATGTTGTTTCCAGACGCGATGGTCGCACTGGAGCAGGCGGCAGACTTGAAGCATTGATGCTGGGCGCAGAGCCGCTGAAAACCGGTGTTGGCGGGACCGGGCTGACTGCAGGCTTTTTAGCTGTCGGCTTGACGGGCAGAACAGGCTTGACCGGCGGCTTGGTCGGTAGTGTCGGTTTGACCGGAGGCTTGGGAGGTGCCACTGGCTTGACCGGAGGCTGTTTCGGTTTGGTAGGAAACTTCGGTGGCTTGGTGGGAGGCCAGCCTGGCTTGGGTGGTTTTATCCCCACGCGGGGCCTTTGCTGCAAATCTGCAAGCTTGTCCGGCCCCGCAGGAACACCCACAACGTCACTATAATCGTCAGAACTTTTAAAACTTTCCTCAGCCCTGTTCGATACTTTATTTTCGACGCCTTTCATACTCTTGATTCCATTCATTATTTAAACTCCTATTTAAAACCGCACCTCCACAGTAATACCTGCCACCCAATATTTCGTATATTTATTTATTGAGTGAGATATTTTTACTTAACAAATTCAAACAAGAAACTCATTAAAAACAAAAATCGATTACTTATAAAAAACCGTCTAACCCTAATTAAAACGCGCACGAAAGAGTGCCTTTGCGCACTGTTCAAGCGCCTGTCACTGTCCCAAGGCGAGAACCTGAAATCGACCTGCCCCGCGACAAAGTTGCCACGGGGCAGGCCTGAACCTTATCGACTGGCGTTGACCTGCTGCGACAACGTCTGGATCTGGCTGGTCAGGGTGTTGATGCTGCGGGTCACCTGAGCGCGGAAGGCATCGAACTCGGCAGTATTGCCAGCACTGGCCGCCACAGGTGCCGGGCGGTTTTCCTGTTCGCTCTTGAGCACCACAAGGTCCTGTTCAAGGCGCTCGATGGCCGCTGACGGGTTGCCCTGTTTTTTCAGAGTCGCTACATCGGCACTCAGGCTCTTGAGCTGGGTGTCTAACTTGGCCTGATCGCTCTGGGCAGCTTTGAGGTCCGGCAATGCGGTCTTGAGGGCTGTCAGTTCGATAGCGACGTTCTTGAGCTGTTCCTGCAACTGCGCATTGTCATGCTGTTGCTGCGCAGCTTGTGTGGATATCTGCTCCAGACGCTTGTCCAGGCTGGTTTGCTGCCCTTCGACACCTGCGCGTTGCTTGTCCTGATCTTCCAGTTGCGCTTCAAGAAGCTTGATGCGCTGCTTGAGGGCTTCGCCATCGCTGCTCAGGGATTCGGTCGCGACCACCTTGCCGGAAATATCCTGTAGGCGACCGGCCGCTTCCTCGCTGATGCGGGCAAAACTTTCCTGGGTCGCGACCAGTTGCTGTTCCATCAGGGAAACCTGCTGGAAGCTCCACCAGCCCAGACCACAGAACGCAATGAACAAAGCGCCCACCAAAGCCCAGAGCGGACCGGTGCTCGGCCCTTTGACCTTGACCACCGGCGTGGTGCGCGAGTGCACAGTCGTGCGTTCACGAGCCCCTTTGGTAGGGACGAAATCATCGTCATCGTCGTCCTTGGCACTGAGGTTCGGAACGTCATCGACGTCGTCGTATGGATCGTTACGCATGGGTAACCCTTTAAAAGAAACGGTTGAAACCAAAGTTGCGCAGTATAACCGGGCTCTGTTGCCGTTTCAGCGCGAACCACCCTGCTGGGCCGACCACCAGCCACAGAACTCATCCAGCGCAGTCCATAGGCTGACTCTGGGCTGGTAATCCAGATAATGCCTGGCCCGGCTGATATCAAGCGTGAAATCCTTGTTCATGACCTGCATACCCAACCTCGACAGCGTGGGTTCAGGTCGACCCGGCCACAACAGGCATGCGCCTTCGTTGATCGCCGCGGCGGTATACGCCAACCGGTATGAGCGATAGCGCGTGACCTGAGGCAACTGCATCTGGCGCATCACATAGTTGATGGCATCCCACAGCGGGACCGGCGCACCATTGCTGATGTTATAGGCCTTGCCCAGCGCCGACCCGGTTGCCAGCAGGCTGCTTAACATGGCGTCGTTAAGATTCTGCATGCTGGTGAAATCC encodes:
- a CDS encoding alkene reductase — protein: MTTIFDPITVGDLQLPNRIIMAPLTRCRADEGRIPNAMMAEYYVQRASAGLIISEATSVTPLGVGYPDTPGIWSNDQVRGWSNITKAVHGAGGRIVMQLWHVGRISHPSYLNDETPVAPSAIKPAGHVSLLRPKSDFVTPRALELAEIGDVIEAYRVGAENAKAAGFDGVELHAANGYLIDQFLQTSTNQRNDQYGGTLENRARLLLEVTDAIIEIWGPGRVGVHLAPRADLHDMGDDNLAETFGYVATELGKRGIAFLCSREKEAGDSLGPQLKKAFGGVYIANERFTKASSNAWLAEGKADAVAFGVPYIANPDLVERLEKDAPLNPAIPETFYGKGPVGYIDYPRL
- a CDS encoding ATPase, with protein sequence MRNDPYDDVDDVPNLSAKDDDDDDFVPTKGARERTTVHSRTTPVVKVKGPSTGPLWALVGALFIAFCGLGWWSFQQVSLMEQQLVATQESFARISEEAAGRLQDISGKVVATESLSSDGEALKQRIKLLEAQLEDQDKQRAGVEGQQTSLDKRLEQISTQAAQQQHDNAQLQEQLKNVAIELTALKTALPDLKAAQSDQAKLDTQLKSLSADVATLKKQGNPSAAIERLEQDLVVLKSEQENRPAPVAASAGNTAEFDAFRAQVTRSINTLTSQIQTLSQQVNASR
- a CDS encoding ArsR/SmtB family transcription factor, with protein sequence MTIDLDEIIKALAHPLRREILTWLKDPRASFPTQEYSIEHGVCAGQIDQRAGMSQSTVSAHLATLQRAGLISSKKVGQWHFFRRNEETIEAFVKALVQELDNQS
- a CDS encoding MFS transporter; this encodes MPFPLLILALSAFAIGTTEFVIMGLLPNVAADLGVSIPGAGWLVTGYALGVAIGAPFMALATAKLPRKAALVTLMGIFIIGNLLCALASDYDVLMFARVVTALCHGAFFGIGSVVAAGLVPANRRASAVALMFTGLTLANVLGVPLGTALGQYAGWRSTFWAVTIIGVIAFIGLVRFLPGNREEEKLDMRAELAALKGAGIWLSLSMTALFAASVFTLFTYVAPLLGEVTGVSPNGVTWTLLLIGLGLTAGNVLGGKMADRSIPTTLIGVFIAMAVISTILSWSSVALIPAEITLFLWAVAAFAAVPALQINVVTFGKAAPNLVSTLNIGAFNVGNALGAWVGGSVIAHGLGLTSVPLAAAVLAVLALLVTLITFRQTANPDLAPATN
- a CDS encoding acyl carrier protein phosphodiesterase encodes the protein MNYLAHLHLGGQRPAQLLGSLYGDFVKGPLPGRFPAELEASIRLHRSIDSFTDNHPLIKDAMARFPVQRRRYAGIMLDVFFDHCLARDWHRYADIPLQTFTRKVYGALAAEPQLPERLALIAPRMAAQDWLGSYREFEVLEQVLGGISRRLSRPEGLAGAMQELQALYQPLSADFDEFYPLLQDFAQAALAGRDTASLG